A genome region from Pangasianodon hypophthalmus isolate fPanHyp1 chromosome 11, fPanHyp1.pri, whole genome shotgun sequence includes the following:
- the dhx38 gene encoding pre-mRNA-splicing factor ATP-dependent RNA helicase PRP16 isoform X1, with translation MEDDASLHRLEGSGPGSQVGGLIVKKKNASAEQHVFRAPAPRTSLLGLDLLAAQKRKEREGKEQLNSDLDDRTVKKSKVSSYRDWEESRSDSGSDEDDEGGDRRNEKKESRRYRTSGAETPSNPGGVSEEFRRKHQQRERDRREHGVYASSKEDRDRDRNRERERDRNRERDRERKSDRDDRERSRGSSSSRSEHLDSSVRSERSQRDGWSERISRGSRRDEPQTPRSRPRDAPTPSASSWDEDDSGYASSRRSHWESPSPAPSHRETDRSERSSRSGRDSERRDKSVRARYPEDTPLPTPSYKYNEWANDRKHLGSTPRLSRGKGKKEDGEDGISFDNETEKEQWEEDQRQADRDWYMMDEGYDEFHNPLTSSSDEYVKKREQILQKQTQKRISAQKRQINEDNERWETNRMLTSGVVQRLEVDEDFEEDNAARVHLLVHNLVPPFLDGRIVFTKQPEPVIPVKDPTSDMAIISRKGSQLVRKHREQKERKKAQHKHWELAGTKLGDIMGIKKEEDSSDAKPVGEDGTVDYKTEQKFAEHMKEKTEASSEFAKRKTLLEQRQYLPIFAVRQQLLNIIRDNSIVIVVGETGSGKTTQLTQYLHEDGYTSYGMVGCTQPRRVAAMSVAKRVSEEISSNLGEEVGYAIRFEDCTSEKTIIKYMTDGILLRESLRESDLDHYSAVIMDEAHERSLNTDVLFGLLREVVSRRSDLKLIVTSATMDSDKFAAFFGNVPIFHIPGRTFPVDILFSKTPQEDYVEAAVKQALQIHLSGLVGDILIFMPGQEDIEVTSDQIVERLEELENAPALAVLPIYSQLPSDLQAKIFQKAPDGVRKCIVATNIAETSLTVDGIMFVVDSGYCKLKVFNPRIGMDALQVYPISQANANQRAGRAGRTGPGQCYRLYTQSAFKNEMLTTTIPEIQRTNLANVVLLLKSLGVQDLLLFHFMDPPPEDNMLNSMYQLWILGALDNTGALTPTGRLMVEFPLDPALSKMLIVSCDMGCSADILIIVSMLSVPTIFYRPKGREEESDQVREKFAVPESDHLTYLNVYLQWKNNNYSSIWCNEHFIHTKAMRKVREVRAQLKDIMVQQKMNLISCGSDWDVIRKCICAAYFHQAAKLKGIGEYVNVRTGMPCHLHPTSSLFGMGYTPDYITYHELVMTTKEYMQCVTAVDGEWLAELGPMFYSIKHAGKSRQENRRRAKEEISNMEEEMSLAEQQLRARREEQEKRNTLGSSRSIKICTPGRREDVPMTPKRTPARFGL, from the exons ATGGAGGACGACGCGTCCCTGCACAGGTTAGAGGGCAGCGGCCCGGGCTCGCAGGTCGGAGGACTGATAGTGAAGAAGAAAAACGCTTCGGCGGAGCAGCATGTGTTCCGAGCGCCGGCCCCTCGCACCTCTCTGCTCGGCCTGGATCTACTCGCCGCTCAGAAGCGCAAAGAGCGGGAAGGGAAGGAGCAGCTGAACTCGGACCTCGATGACCGAACAGTGAAAAAATCCAAGGTGTCGTCCTACAGGGACTGGGAGGAGAGCAGAAGCGACTCCGGGTCTGATGAGGACGATGAGGGTGGAGACAGGAGGAACGAGAAGAAGGAGAG CAGGCGTTACCGCACCTCAGGGGCAGAAACGCCCTCAAACCCCGGCGGCGTTAGTGAAGAATTCCGCAGGAAACAtcagcagagggagagagaccgCCGAGAGCACGGAGTTTACGCATCGTCTAaagaggacagagacagagacagaaaccgagagagagagagagacagaaaccgagagagagacagagagcggaAAAGTGATCGAG ATGACCGGGAGCGCAGCCGGGGGTCCAGCAGCAGCCGCTCGGAGCACTTGGACAGCAGCGTGAGGAGCGAGCGCTCGCAGAGGGACGGCTGGTCTGAGCGCATCAGCCGCGGGAGTCGCAGGGACGAACCTCAAACTCCCCGCAGTCGGCCCAGAG ATGCTCCAACACCGTCTGCCTCCAGTTGGGATGAAGATGACAGTGGCTACGCTAGCTCGCGCCGGTCCCACTGGGAGAGCCCCTCTCCGGCCCCCTCACACCGCGAGACTGATCGCTCGGAGCGCAGCTCTCGCTCAGGCCGAGACAGCGAGAGGAGAGACAA GTCAGTGAGAGCTCGTTATCCGGAGGACACGCCTCTGCCCACGCCATCATACAAATACAACGAGTGGGCCAATGACAGGAAGCACCTGGGCTCCACGCCTCGTCTGTCCAGAGGGAAAG GTAAAAAGGAGGACGGAGAGGACGGCATCAGTTTTGATAACGAGACTGAGAAGGAGCAGTGGGAGGAAGACCAGAGG CAAGCAGACAGAGACTGGTACATGATGGACGAGGGCTATGACGAATTCCACAACCCTCTGACCTCGAGCTCGGACGAGTATGTGAAGAAGAGAGAGCAGATTTTGCAGAAGCAGACCCAGAAACGCATTTCTGCACAGAAACGGCAGATCAATGAG GACAACGAACGCTGGGAGACGAACCGCATGTTGACCAGTGGTGTGGTGCAGCGCTTGGAAGTGGACGAGGACTTTGAAGAAGACAACGCAGCAAGGGTCCACCTGCTCGTCCACAACCTTGTCCCTCCTTTCCTAGATGGCAGAATTGTCTTCACCAAGCAG CCCGAGCCGGTTATTCCGGTGAAAGATCCCACTTCCGACATGGCCATCATCTCACGCAAAGGCAGCCAGCTGGTGCGCAAAcacagagagcagaaggagCGCAAGAAG GCGCAGCACAAACACTGGGAGCTCGCCGGGACCAAACTGGGAGACATCATGGGCATCAAGAAAGAGGAAGACAGCTCTGACGCTAAGCCTGTCGGAGAGGACGGGACTGTGGACTACAA GACGGAGCAGAAGTTTGCTGAACACATGAAGGAGAAGACTGAAGCCAGCAGCGAGTTTGCTAAGAGAAAGACTCTCCTGGAGCAGAGACAGTATCTTCCCATCTTCGCCGTTCGCCAGCAGCTGCTCAACATCATCAG AGACAACAGTATTGTGATCGTGGTGGGTGAGACGGGCAGCGGGAAGACCACGCAGCTCACACAGTACCTACACGAAGACGGCTACACCAGCTACGGCATGGTGGGATGCACGCAGCCGCGCAGGGTGGCAGCCATGAGCGTGGCCAAGAGAGTGAGCGAGGAGATTAGCAGCAACCTGGGAGAGGAG GTCGGGTATGCCATCCGCTTTGAGGACTGCACATCGGAGAAGACGATAATTAAGTACATGACTGACGGGATCCTGCTGCGAGAGTCTCTGCGTGAGTCTGATCTGGACCACTACAGCGCCGTCATCATGGACGAAGCGCACGAGCGCTCGCTCAACACGGACGTGCTGTTCGGCCTGCTCCGAGAG GTGGTTTCCAGACGCTCCGATTTGAAGCTCATTGTCACGTCAGCCACCATGGACTCGGACAAATTTGCAGCATTCTTCGGAAACGTTCCCATCTTCCACATTCCCGGAAGGACGTTCCCTGTGGACATCCTGTTCAGTAAG actccTCAGGAGGATTACGTGGAAGCTGCGGTGAAGCAGGCCTTGCAGATCCACCTCAGCGGCTTGGTGGGAGATATTCTCATCTTTATGCCTGGCCAGGAGGACATCGAG GTGACGTCGGATCAGATTGTGGAGCGgctggaggagctggagaacGCTCCTGCACTGGCAGTCCTGCCCATCTACTCCCAGCTGCCTTCAGACCTGCAGGCCAAGATCTTCCAGAAG GCTCCAGACGGAGTGAGGAAGTGCATCGTGGCCACCAACATTGCAGAGACGTCTCTGACTGTAGACGGCATCATGTTTGTTGTGGATTCTGGATATTGCAAACTCAAG GTGTTCAACCCACGCATAGGTATGGACGCACTGCAGGTTTACCCCATCAGCCAGGCTAACGCTAACCAGCGCGCGGGCCGGGCCGGGAGAACTGGGCCGGGCCAGTGTTACCg GCTGTACACTCAGAGCGCCTTCAAGAACGAGATGTTGACCACCACCATCCCGGAGATCCAGCGCACGAACCTGGCTAACGTGGTGCTGCTGCTGAAGTCTCTGGGCGTGCAGGACCTGCTGCTCTTCCACTTCATGGATCCTCCACCTGAAGACAACATGCTCAACTCCATGTACCAGCTGTGGATCCTCGGCGCTCTGGACAACACGG gtgctCTGACGCCGACAGGTCGCCTCATGGTGGAGTTTCCTTTAGATCCAGCTCTGTCCAAGATGCTGATCGTGTCCTGTGACATGGGCTGCAGCGCCGACATCCTCATCATCGTCTCCATGCTGTCAGTGCCGACCATCTTCTACAGGCCCAAG GGCCGAGAGGAGgagagcgaccaggtgagggaGAAGTTCGCTGTACCTGAGAGTGATCACCTGACCTACCTCAACGTCTACCTGCAGTGGAAGAACAACAACTATTCCAGCATCTGGTGCAACGAGCACTTCATCCACACCAAGGCCATGCGCAAG gtacGGGAGGTGCGAGCTCAGCTCAAGGACATCATGGTGCAGCAGAAGATGAACCTGATCTCCTGTGGCTCGGACTGGGACGTGATCAGGAAGTGCATCTGCGCCGCTTATTTCCACCAGGCGGCTAAGCTGAAG ggcATAGGGGAGTACGTGAACGTGCGAACAGGGATGCCGTGTCACCTCCACCCCACCAGCTCTCTCTTCGGCATGGGCTACACCCCCGACTACATCACCTACCACGAGCTGGTCATGACCACCAAG gagtACATGCAGTGTGTGACAGCGGTGGATGGAGAGTGGCTGGCGGAGCTCGGCCCGATGTTCTACAGCATCAAACACGCAGGAAAGAGTCGACAG gAGAATCGGCGGAGAGCGAAGGAGGAAATCTCCAACATGGAGGAGGAGATGTCTCTGGCTGAACAGCAGCTGCGAGCGAGGAGAGAGGAGCAGGAGAAGAGGAACACACTGGGCAGCTCAAG
- the dhx38 gene encoding pre-mRNA-splicing factor ATP-dependent RNA helicase PRP16 isoform X2 — MEDDASLHRLEGSGPGSQVGGLIVKKKNASAEQHVFRAPAPRTSLLGLDLLAAQKRKEREGKEQLNSDLDDRTVKKSKVSSYRDWEESRSDSGSDEDDEGGDRRNEKKERRYRTSGAETPSNPGGVSEEFRRKHQQRERDRREHGVYASSKEDRDRDRNRERERDRNRERDRERKSDRDDRERSRGSSSSRSEHLDSSVRSERSQRDGWSERISRGSRRDEPQTPRSRPRDAPTPSASSWDEDDSGYASSRRSHWESPSPAPSHRETDRSERSSRSGRDSERRDKSVRARYPEDTPLPTPSYKYNEWANDRKHLGSTPRLSRGKGKKEDGEDGISFDNETEKEQWEEDQRQADRDWYMMDEGYDEFHNPLTSSSDEYVKKREQILQKQTQKRISAQKRQINEDNERWETNRMLTSGVVQRLEVDEDFEEDNAARVHLLVHNLVPPFLDGRIVFTKQPEPVIPVKDPTSDMAIISRKGSQLVRKHREQKERKKAQHKHWELAGTKLGDIMGIKKEEDSSDAKPVGEDGTVDYKTEQKFAEHMKEKTEASSEFAKRKTLLEQRQYLPIFAVRQQLLNIIRDNSIVIVVGETGSGKTTQLTQYLHEDGYTSYGMVGCTQPRRVAAMSVAKRVSEEISSNLGEEVGYAIRFEDCTSEKTIIKYMTDGILLRESLRESDLDHYSAVIMDEAHERSLNTDVLFGLLREVVSRRSDLKLIVTSATMDSDKFAAFFGNVPIFHIPGRTFPVDILFSKTPQEDYVEAAVKQALQIHLSGLVGDILIFMPGQEDIEVTSDQIVERLEELENAPALAVLPIYSQLPSDLQAKIFQKAPDGVRKCIVATNIAETSLTVDGIMFVVDSGYCKLKVFNPRIGMDALQVYPISQANANQRAGRAGRTGPGQCYRLYTQSAFKNEMLTTTIPEIQRTNLANVVLLLKSLGVQDLLLFHFMDPPPEDNMLNSMYQLWILGALDNTGALTPTGRLMVEFPLDPALSKMLIVSCDMGCSADILIIVSMLSVPTIFYRPKGREEESDQVREKFAVPESDHLTYLNVYLQWKNNNYSSIWCNEHFIHTKAMRKVREVRAQLKDIMVQQKMNLISCGSDWDVIRKCICAAYFHQAAKLKGIGEYVNVRTGMPCHLHPTSSLFGMGYTPDYITYHELVMTTKEYMQCVTAVDGEWLAELGPMFYSIKHAGKSRQENRRRAKEEISNMEEEMSLAEQQLRARREEQEKRNTLGSSRSIKICTPGRREDVPMTPKRTPARFGL; from the exons ATGGAGGACGACGCGTCCCTGCACAGGTTAGAGGGCAGCGGCCCGGGCTCGCAGGTCGGAGGACTGATAGTGAAGAAGAAAAACGCTTCGGCGGAGCAGCATGTGTTCCGAGCGCCGGCCCCTCGCACCTCTCTGCTCGGCCTGGATCTACTCGCCGCTCAGAAGCGCAAAGAGCGGGAAGGGAAGGAGCAGCTGAACTCGGACCTCGATGACCGAACAGTGAAAAAATCCAAGGTGTCGTCCTACAGGGACTGGGAGGAGAGCAGAAGCGACTCCGGGTCTGATGAGGACGATGAGGGTGGAGACAGGAGGAACGAGAAGAAGGAGAG GCGTTACCGCACCTCAGGGGCAGAAACGCCCTCAAACCCCGGCGGCGTTAGTGAAGAATTCCGCAGGAAACAtcagcagagggagagagaccgCCGAGAGCACGGAGTTTACGCATCGTCTAaagaggacagagacagagacagaaaccgagagagagagagagacagaaaccgagagagagacagagagcggaAAAGTGATCGAG ATGACCGGGAGCGCAGCCGGGGGTCCAGCAGCAGCCGCTCGGAGCACTTGGACAGCAGCGTGAGGAGCGAGCGCTCGCAGAGGGACGGCTGGTCTGAGCGCATCAGCCGCGGGAGTCGCAGGGACGAACCTCAAACTCCCCGCAGTCGGCCCAGAG ATGCTCCAACACCGTCTGCCTCCAGTTGGGATGAAGATGACAGTGGCTACGCTAGCTCGCGCCGGTCCCACTGGGAGAGCCCCTCTCCGGCCCCCTCACACCGCGAGACTGATCGCTCGGAGCGCAGCTCTCGCTCAGGCCGAGACAGCGAGAGGAGAGACAA GTCAGTGAGAGCTCGTTATCCGGAGGACACGCCTCTGCCCACGCCATCATACAAATACAACGAGTGGGCCAATGACAGGAAGCACCTGGGCTCCACGCCTCGTCTGTCCAGAGGGAAAG GTAAAAAGGAGGACGGAGAGGACGGCATCAGTTTTGATAACGAGACTGAGAAGGAGCAGTGGGAGGAAGACCAGAGG CAAGCAGACAGAGACTGGTACATGATGGACGAGGGCTATGACGAATTCCACAACCCTCTGACCTCGAGCTCGGACGAGTATGTGAAGAAGAGAGAGCAGATTTTGCAGAAGCAGACCCAGAAACGCATTTCTGCACAGAAACGGCAGATCAATGAG GACAACGAACGCTGGGAGACGAACCGCATGTTGACCAGTGGTGTGGTGCAGCGCTTGGAAGTGGACGAGGACTTTGAAGAAGACAACGCAGCAAGGGTCCACCTGCTCGTCCACAACCTTGTCCCTCCTTTCCTAGATGGCAGAATTGTCTTCACCAAGCAG CCCGAGCCGGTTATTCCGGTGAAAGATCCCACTTCCGACATGGCCATCATCTCACGCAAAGGCAGCCAGCTGGTGCGCAAAcacagagagcagaaggagCGCAAGAAG GCGCAGCACAAACACTGGGAGCTCGCCGGGACCAAACTGGGAGACATCATGGGCATCAAGAAAGAGGAAGACAGCTCTGACGCTAAGCCTGTCGGAGAGGACGGGACTGTGGACTACAA GACGGAGCAGAAGTTTGCTGAACACATGAAGGAGAAGACTGAAGCCAGCAGCGAGTTTGCTAAGAGAAAGACTCTCCTGGAGCAGAGACAGTATCTTCCCATCTTCGCCGTTCGCCAGCAGCTGCTCAACATCATCAG AGACAACAGTATTGTGATCGTGGTGGGTGAGACGGGCAGCGGGAAGACCACGCAGCTCACACAGTACCTACACGAAGACGGCTACACCAGCTACGGCATGGTGGGATGCACGCAGCCGCGCAGGGTGGCAGCCATGAGCGTGGCCAAGAGAGTGAGCGAGGAGATTAGCAGCAACCTGGGAGAGGAG GTCGGGTATGCCATCCGCTTTGAGGACTGCACATCGGAGAAGACGATAATTAAGTACATGACTGACGGGATCCTGCTGCGAGAGTCTCTGCGTGAGTCTGATCTGGACCACTACAGCGCCGTCATCATGGACGAAGCGCACGAGCGCTCGCTCAACACGGACGTGCTGTTCGGCCTGCTCCGAGAG GTGGTTTCCAGACGCTCCGATTTGAAGCTCATTGTCACGTCAGCCACCATGGACTCGGACAAATTTGCAGCATTCTTCGGAAACGTTCCCATCTTCCACATTCCCGGAAGGACGTTCCCTGTGGACATCCTGTTCAGTAAG actccTCAGGAGGATTACGTGGAAGCTGCGGTGAAGCAGGCCTTGCAGATCCACCTCAGCGGCTTGGTGGGAGATATTCTCATCTTTATGCCTGGCCAGGAGGACATCGAG GTGACGTCGGATCAGATTGTGGAGCGgctggaggagctggagaacGCTCCTGCACTGGCAGTCCTGCCCATCTACTCCCAGCTGCCTTCAGACCTGCAGGCCAAGATCTTCCAGAAG GCTCCAGACGGAGTGAGGAAGTGCATCGTGGCCACCAACATTGCAGAGACGTCTCTGACTGTAGACGGCATCATGTTTGTTGTGGATTCTGGATATTGCAAACTCAAG GTGTTCAACCCACGCATAGGTATGGACGCACTGCAGGTTTACCCCATCAGCCAGGCTAACGCTAACCAGCGCGCGGGCCGGGCCGGGAGAACTGGGCCGGGCCAGTGTTACCg GCTGTACACTCAGAGCGCCTTCAAGAACGAGATGTTGACCACCACCATCCCGGAGATCCAGCGCACGAACCTGGCTAACGTGGTGCTGCTGCTGAAGTCTCTGGGCGTGCAGGACCTGCTGCTCTTCCACTTCATGGATCCTCCACCTGAAGACAACATGCTCAACTCCATGTACCAGCTGTGGATCCTCGGCGCTCTGGACAACACGG gtgctCTGACGCCGACAGGTCGCCTCATGGTGGAGTTTCCTTTAGATCCAGCTCTGTCCAAGATGCTGATCGTGTCCTGTGACATGGGCTGCAGCGCCGACATCCTCATCATCGTCTCCATGCTGTCAGTGCCGACCATCTTCTACAGGCCCAAG GGCCGAGAGGAGgagagcgaccaggtgagggaGAAGTTCGCTGTACCTGAGAGTGATCACCTGACCTACCTCAACGTCTACCTGCAGTGGAAGAACAACAACTATTCCAGCATCTGGTGCAACGAGCACTTCATCCACACCAAGGCCATGCGCAAG gtacGGGAGGTGCGAGCTCAGCTCAAGGACATCATGGTGCAGCAGAAGATGAACCTGATCTCCTGTGGCTCGGACTGGGACGTGATCAGGAAGTGCATCTGCGCCGCTTATTTCCACCAGGCGGCTAAGCTGAAG ggcATAGGGGAGTACGTGAACGTGCGAACAGGGATGCCGTGTCACCTCCACCCCACCAGCTCTCTCTTCGGCATGGGCTACACCCCCGACTACATCACCTACCACGAGCTGGTCATGACCACCAAG gagtACATGCAGTGTGTGACAGCGGTGGATGGAGAGTGGCTGGCGGAGCTCGGCCCGATGTTCTACAGCATCAAACACGCAGGAAAGAGTCGACAG gAGAATCGGCGGAGAGCGAAGGAGGAAATCTCCAACATGGAGGAGGAGATGTCTCTGGCTGAACAGCAGCTGCGAGCGAGGAGAGAGGAGCAGGAGAAGAGGAACACACTGGGCAGCTCAAG